Genomic window ([Eubacterium] hominis):
GGTTTACCACCTGCGGTATTGTCAGATTGTTGTTGTCGTTGTCCTCTATTTCTGTTTTCACGACTTCTTCTCTGGTCTTTCCGTCCTCGTCCTCTGGACTAGCCGATACAAGAGCTTCCACACGGTCTGTCCCGATTTCTTCTGCGTTGCTGTTGCCGAATTGTAAGAGTAGCCACGGCTGTTCTACTTGAATAGAAAATAAACTGTCCCGTATCAAGTCCACGCTGTCCTTGCCCTCGCTGTCAGAGTTGGGGAGCATGATTTTTGTTCCCAAGTCCAAAGAAGCGGTACTGATGTCACTGGAAAATTCATTTATCTTCTTGATGTAGTCGGGAGCATAGGCAATAAACGAAGCGGACAGAATGAACACCACTACAAAGTTGATAACGGCGTGAAGTGCCTTGCTGGTTTCCCGTTTTATCAGTCCCGTATAGGCAACATACATTCCCACCACTAAGATAATGAGAAGCAGGAAACCAACATAGAAGCCCGTAGAAGAAAAGCCATTCTCGGTAACGCCTGCAAGGGTCTGTATGCTTTTTCCGATACTGTCTGCCATATCATTGATGAAGTCCAGCTTATAGGCTTCCTGCACCACATAGCCCGTAGCATTGCTTAAATATAAACTGATAGTCCAGACAAAATTAGTAATGCAGTAAAGTCCGTACTGCACCGATTTTCCGATACCGTCCAGCCAGTTCCACGGAAGCCACGACCAGCTATTATCCACATAAAAATCAAGCTGGTAGTTGGAAAGGGGATATTTTGAATATAGATTTTCTGCGTTTATGGTATCGTCCACAAGCCCCGTCGCATGAGCCACCGTCCCCAAAAGTGAAAGCAGGATAAGGGAGAGTGCCACCACGAACAGAGCCATTTTGAGAAAGTGGAAAATCTTCTTTTTTGTGAACGCACCTTTTATCCTTTCTTTCATCACTCCACCTCATTTCTCTGTACGGGCGGTCTGGTATCAAAAGCGTGTAACAGTTCTTCAAAGACTGGGTGTATCTGTACCACACCGACACGCCCGTATAAGTCCTGCAATAAGCATTGTCCGTTCTCTAAATTACGCAAGCGTTTCTGGTTGTTCTCGTCGTCCTTGTCGATACCGAAAAACTCTAAGGTCTGCTTTATCTCGTTAATGTCCGTAGAACGAAAGGCAAATTTCAAGCCGATATTGTTTTTCAGACTTTCCTTTGATACGTCGCCAGAAGATTGTGTAACGAAATAAACGCCTGCCTGCATAGCTCGTCCAGCACGAACCAGCTTATTTGATAAAGTTTCGCCTTGTGCCACGTTTAAGAACGCCCACGCTTCGTCCAAATCGACAATCTTGAAAATGCTTCTGTCCGAATGGATAAAATCAAGGGCAAAGGTACTAATCACAATCAGCATAGACACCGACAATAATTCAATGGTCGTGTATTCCTCAAAGGTCGTGTCCTTATCTGGCAAGACAAGGTCGGCTACTTGAATGATATTGAGCTGGTTATCCAGACTGATAGCATTTTCTACCGTACCGTCCGAAAACAGCAGGTGTGCAAAATCATAGTCCGTGAAGCTGTCAATATGGTCTGCAATATTTCTTGATATGGGTGTATCTTCACGGCGTAGCTCGTCTATCACATGGAGCAAACCTCGACTGTCGCTCTGGGTAACGGAACGCACCGCTTTTCGTAACACGGGGAATTTTTCGCCGTCCCTAGAGGAAATACCCGTTAAAAATGTCAAGATGTCGATAGCCAGACTTTCAGCGTCTTTTACATTCTTCATAATCACAAATGGGTCAAGAAGTCCTGCATTGTCCTTGTCGCTGGTAAGGTTTACGATATTGATTTCATGGGCGATTTCTGGAAGTGTTTCTTTCCAGTTGCCACGCTCACTTTTAGGGTCTAAGATAACCGCTTGTCCCCCAAAGAGAACAGAGTAGTACACCAGAAGATTGTTGCAGAACGACTTCCCACCGCCAAGCGAACCGACAAAAGCAGAAGCAAGGGCGTTGGTAACTGTACCTTTTACACCTTGACTGGCAAGGGACGGTTGCAGGTACACATTTCTTCCCGTATCAACGGAATATCCCATATAGATACCCGTAGTTTCCCCTAACTGCTGGGTAGCACCAAAGCCAAGTCCTGCCAAGAAGTCTGATTTTACATACTGCACATAATCATTGATATATCGCTTGCTGGCAGGAAGAAATTCAGAATGAAGCCCCAGCATATCCCCAGCAGGACGCACCAGCTTTACATTGAGGTCGTCGTAAAAGTCCTTGACTTCATCACAACGGCGTTTCAGCTCGTCAAGATCGGGTGCAGACACCCGTATCACGTAGCTTAACTTATACATACTTTCTTTGCCCTGGTCTAAGTCTGTTTCCAGTTCGTCCACGCTGTCTAATGCGTCCACCACATTTGAGCTGGTTTCACTTCCTGCTTGATAAGCGTGATTGTCAAGGTCTTTCAATTCCTTTTTCTTATTTCTTACTGTGGTAAGAGCCTTCCTGTTCTCCACGATTTCTACATTCATAGAAGTATCAACGGGGAATGTGAATTGCTGTTGCTGGAAATAAAAGATTTCACTTGACGGAAAATCAAGCTCGCCTACAATCGCATTGACGGTAAAATAAGACACATAGCTTTCCTTGTCCCCATGTTCCAATCGTAAATACCGCTGGCTTTCCTCAATCACACACCTTGTCGGACGGATAAGGTCGTAGTATTTTATCAGAGTTTCTTTGTTCAATTTCTTCTTTGGTAGCTGATACTCATAATCTTCATAGGCAATACCGTCCCTGCCGTAAAGATGTTCCATAAGATACCCAAAATCATTGATTTCCAAGCGACGCACCTTAAAGCGACGGGAGATTTTATTTTCCAGAAGTTTTTCCATTTTCATGTAACGGTTGATTTCATCATTCGGCATGGAAACAAAATCATTCATCAGCGTGTGGTTCACTTCATGGAGAAATTCCGTAAACGTCAGCCACGCCGATTTTTTGATGTTCTTCAGATTGAGCTGTTCTTCCGTAACCATGAGCTTAAAGCCAAGAAAAAAGCGGTAGTCCACTTGATTGTCCCCAATCATAGATACTAACGCTTCGGTCTGTTCGTCTATCTTCTGATAGGCAACTTCCTTTAATTTTCCGGTTACCAGCTTCTTTGACTGTTCCTGCATACTGCGGATTGAGCTTTCTGTGGCAATCTGCAACGCATGAATTTTACCCTCACGGGACTGGGCGATAAGCTGTCGAAAACTGTCATGCACGATAAATTTCTGCTCTGCGGATAGGAAAGAATAATTGTATGGTATCAGCTCATAGTAGGCGAACACCTCATTGTCCTTGTTCCAGACAAGGTTGTTGTCAATATATTTTATCGGGAACATAGTTCACACTCCTTACTGCCGTGATTGTTTCGTTCAATATCTGCTTATGCAGTTTTACGGCTTTTCCTCCATAAGTGATTTTAGGTCGCAGGGCATAGGTTATCTGTGATTTCAAAAAGCTGTACGGCTTCTTTCCGTCAAAGGTTTTCTGCGACATAAACCAAGTGAGAGCAACGGGAATACCGAAGTATTTGAGAAATGCTCCCTCAATCATGGAAAGTGGGGGAATATCCCCAAACAGAATGATGAGAAATTCCGTAATCACAAACCATGTAATCTGTGTAAAGGTAACGGGAAAGGGTAAGTTAAAGTCATTGATTGCATATAAGACTTTTTCCACGTTCCAGATACCCGTATAAGATTTAATCTTTTTCAAGTTCTTTCAGCTCCTTTCAAAATAGAAAAGGACAGCCATGTTTCCGACTGTCCCTTAAAAGAGAAACGCTGTCAGTAGCAACAATGCTTGTCACTGATCTTCCAGCGTTAATATGGTATTTCGCACATACCTCGGCTTGTTTCAATGAAGCAACCGCCCATATCCAAATCTCGCCCGTAGGCTTCATAGTCAATGTAGTTCTGCAAGCTGGGTGGAATATCCCCAAGTGCCTGTAATTCGTCTATGTAGTAGTAGGCAACGTCTGTCATGGTTTCACAATCGGGATAATAATAAATATCGTCCTTATGTTCCACGACTTCTTCCAGCGTTCCGTAGTGGCTGATAAATTCGTTCAGACACTCTACGATATAGTCGGGAAGTTCCTCTATCATTTCATACATCTCATTGAGTTCTTCAATGGAAACATATTCCCCTATGTCGATAGGGAAGTTGTCGGTATCATGGATAGCGTATTCCTCATACTGTTCATTCAAGCCGATTTTTTCTGTTACATCTTCCTCGTCAATGGGGAAAGTGAACCAAGCACCCACTAAATAGCCCTCGTTGTATTTGCCAAGGTTCGCAATATAAACCGCCATATCATCAATCATAAGCACCACCTCTTTTCCTACTCTGGAAGTTCAAAGACACTGTGTTCCGTTACAAGATAGCATCTGTTTTCCAGCAAGTGAGAAGCGTAGGCTTCAAAGTCGAAATAGTATTCTTGACAGTCCTCGGACAAATGCTTGAATGTGGGGTCATTCATCAGCTTTTGCTTTGCAACATCAATCATGCTTTTACAATCGTGATAAACCGTAATCAC
Coding sequences:
- a CDS encoding ATP-binding protein gives rise to the protein MFPIKYIDNNLVWNKDNEVFAYYELIPYNYSFLSAEQKFIVHDSFRQLIAQSREGKIHALQIATESSIRSMQEQSKKLVTGKLKEVAYQKIDEQTEALVSMIGDNQVDYRFFLGFKLMVTEEQLNLKNIKKSAWLTFTEFLHEVNHTLMNDFVSMPNDEINRYMKMEKLLENKISRRFKVRRLEINDFGYLMEHLYGRDGIAYEDYEYQLPKKKLNKETLIKYYDLIRPTRCVIEESQRYLRLEHGDKESYVSYFTVNAIVGELDFPSSEIFYFQQQQFTFPVDTSMNVEIVENRKALTTVRNKKKELKDLDNHAYQAGSETSSNVVDALDSVDELETDLDQGKESMYKLSYVIRVSAPDLDELKRRCDEVKDFYDDLNVKLVRPAGDMLGLHSEFLPASKRYINDYVQYVKSDFLAGLGFGATQQLGETTGIYMGYSVDTGRNVYLQPSLASQGVKGTVTNALASAFVGSLGGGKSFCNNLLVYYSVLFGGQAVILDPKSERGNWKETLPEIAHEINIVNLTSDKDNAGLLDPFVIMKNVKDAESLAIDILTFLTGISSRDGEKFPVLRKAVRSVTQSDSRGLLHVIDELRREDTPISRNIADHIDSFTDYDFAHLLFSDGTVENAISLDNQLNIIQVADLVLPDKDTTFEEYTTIELLSVSMLIVISTFALDFIHSDRSIFKIVDLDEAWAFLNVAQGETLSNKLVRAGRAMQAGVYFVTQSSGDVSKESLKNNIGLKFAFRSTDINEIKQTLEFFGIDKDDENNQKRLRNLENGQCLLQDLYGRVGVVQIHPVFEELLHAFDTRPPVQRNEVE
- a CDS encoding antirestriction protein ArdA encodes the protein MIDDMAVYIANLGKYNEGYLVGAWFTFPIDEEDVTEKIGLNEQYEEYAIHDTDNFPIDIGEYVSIEELNEMYEMIEELPDYIVECLNEFISHYGTLEEVVEHKDDIYYYPDCETMTDVAYYYIDELQALGDIPPSLQNYIDYEAYGRDLDMGGCFIETSRGMCEIPY
- a CDS encoding conjugal transfer protein — protein: MKKIKSYTGIWNVEKVLYAINDFNLPFPVTFTQITWFVITEFLIILFGDIPPLSMIEGAFLKYFGIPVALTWFMSQKTFDGKKPYSFLKSQITYALRPKITYGGKAVKLHKQILNETITAVRSVNYVPDKIY